A single Chryseobacterium sp. DNA region contains:
- the nhaA gene encoding Na+/H+ antiporter NhaA: MNLSLYFKKFFNNSQASGIILIFCVLISLLIANSSAAEGFQLFLDQEIGTSLFELEYPVSIWINDGLMAIFFLLVGLEIKRELVEGELSSFKNASLPIFAAVGGMLVPAVIYTVFNSGTEYSNGWGIPMATDIAFSLAIISMLGKKIPNSIKIFLAALAIVDDLGAILVIAVFYTEQIHWSYLLLSFGVTALLFILNFLKVTRIVFYIIPGLFLWYFLHHSGIHATIAGVLLAFSIPTNASNVEISPLEKLEHQLHIPVSFLIMPIFALANTNITFSGAMVSGVTSTLGLGIICGLIFGKLVGINVFSLIAIKLKLSSLPQNSNWVQMLGVGLLAGIGFTMSIFIALLSFKNEIHIQDEAKFAILIASFLAATLGFTILSVSSKETAELEED; this comes from the coding sequence ATGAATTTATCTCTTTATTTTAAAAAATTTTTCAATAACAGCCAGGCCTCAGGAATTATACTTATTTTCTGTGTCCTTATTTCCCTGCTTATTGCCAACTCGTCTGCTGCAGAAGGGTTTCAGCTCTTTTTAGACCAGGAAATAGGCACCTCCCTTTTCGAATTGGAATATCCTGTCAGCATCTGGATCAATGACGGATTGATGGCTATATTCTTTCTTCTGGTGGGGCTGGAAATAAAAAGAGAACTCGTAGAAGGTGAACTCTCCTCTTTTAAAAATGCTTCGTTACCCATCTTTGCTGCAGTGGGCGGCATGCTGGTTCCCGCAGTAATTTACACGGTATTCAATTCAGGAACTGAATACAGCAATGGCTGGGGAATTCCTATGGCAACGGATATCGCATTCTCACTGGCCATTATTTCCATGTTGGGAAAGAAAATTCCAAATTCAATTAAAATCTTCCTGGCTGCACTGGCCATTGTAGATGACCTGGGAGCCATTCTTGTGATTGCTGTTTTCTATACGGAGCAGATCCACTGGAGCTATCTTTTGTTGTCTTTTGGAGTGACTGCCCTGCTTTTTATCTTAAATTTTCTGAAAGTTACCCGTATTGTATTTTACATTATTCCGGGACTATTTTTATGGTATTTCCTGCATCATTCCGGAATTCATGCTACGATAGCAGGTGTTTTGCTGGCATTTTCAATACCTACCAATGCTTCGAACGTTGAAATTTCTCCATTGGAAAAACTGGAGCATCAGCTTCATATTCCTGTAAGTTTTCTGATCATGCCCATATTTGCCTTAGCGAATACAAATATTACATTTTCCGGTGCTATGGTGTCCGGTGTTACCAGTACGCTTGGATTAGGGATCATCTGCGGTCTGATCTTTGGAAAACTGGTCGGAATCAACGTATTTTCATTGATAGCCATTAAGCTTAAGCTTAGCTCCTTACCCCAAAACAGCAACTGGGTTCAGATGTTAGGTGTAGGATTATTGGCCGGAATAGGATTCACCATGTCTATTTTTATCGCCTTATTATCATTTAAAAACGAAATTCATATTCAGGACGAAGCCAAATTTGCTATTTTGATTGCTTCTTTCTTAGCCGCAACTTTAGGGTTTACGATCCTTAGTGTAAGCTCAAAAGAAACTGCCGAACTTGAAGAGGATTAA
- a CDS encoding RelA/SpoT family protein, protein MSYDLEQENKEILARYKDLISNTYRTLDEENNKLIRKAFDIALDAHKDQRRKSGEPYIYHPIAVAKIVATEIGLGATSIACALLHDVIEDSDYTYEDLKKIFGEKIANIVNGLTKISIMNHQNISVQSENYRKLLLTLSEDFRVILIKIADRLHNMRTLESMAPDKQKKIASETVYIYAPMAHRLGLYNIKSELEDLSLKYNNPEIYNEITEKLELAKESREKYIEEFKKEVSERLHEEGLNFKIKGRAKAISSIYRKMLKQGVSFEEVFDNYAIRIIYKSDAKNEKFLAWKIYSIVTDVYHSNPSRMRDWITQPRSTGYESLHLTVLGPDKKWIEVQIRSERMDEIAEKGVAAHYKYKEGYKQSSDDRNFEKWVTEIREVLEQQQNLSTSELLDNIKLNLYSKEVFVFTPKGEIKILPTNATALDFAFSVHSDLGMKCLGAKINGKLVPISYILQNGDQVDILSSQNQKPKSDWLEFVVTSKAKSKIKSYLNSQKNQLVEEGKEILQRKLRHAKINFNDDEVNKLQKFFNLKSSQEVFLKFQSNELDASSLRKYIESKNVFNNLLSRFRKSPSKNQHFEEPKEQNLDMIVFGKDEEKLNYSYAKCCTVIPGDKIFGFITISDGIKVHSDNCPNAINLRAQYDYRVIPAKWVNAESFKNRVKIEIEGLDRMGMINDITTVISGSMGMDMKSMSIESNNGVFTGNINLEVKNKGQLEETFKKLKNINGVSKVRRVQS, encoded by the coding sequence ATGAGTTACGACTTAGAACAAGAAAATAAAGAAATCCTCGCTCGCTATAAAGACTTGATTTCTAACACCTACAGAACTTTGGATGAGGAAAACAATAAACTTATCCGGAAGGCATTCGACATTGCTTTGGATGCCCATAAAGATCAAAGAAGAAAATCCGGTGAACCCTATATCTACCATCCTATTGCCGTTGCTAAAATCGTAGCGACAGAGATCGGTTTGGGGGCTACTTCCATTGCCTGTGCCCTCCTTCATGATGTGATTGAGGATTCGGATTACACCTACGAAGATCTAAAGAAGATTTTTGGTGAAAAAATTGCCAATATAGTGAACGGGCTCACCAAGATATCCATCATGAATCATCAGAATATCTCCGTACAGTCTGAAAACTACAGGAAGCTGTTATTGACGCTATCAGAAGATTTCAGAGTGATTCTGATCAAGATTGCAGACCGTCTCCACAACATGCGGACACTGGAAAGCATGGCTCCGGATAAGCAGAAAAAGATTGCATCAGAAACGGTTTATATCTATGCGCCGATGGCCCACCGTCTGGGGCTTTACAATATCAAGTCTGAACTGGAAGATCTTTCCTTAAAATACAACAATCCCGAGATCTATAATGAAATCACGGAGAAATTGGAACTAGCCAAAGAAAGCCGTGAAAAATATATTGAAGAGTTTAAAAAAGAAGTTTCCGAAAGGCTGCATGAAGAAGGACTGAATTTTAAAATCAAAGGACGCGCAAAAGCGATCTCTTCCATCTATAGAAAGATGCTGAAACAGGGGGTTTCTTTTGAAGAAGTCTTTGACAACTATGCGATCAGAATTATTTACAAATCTGATGCAAAAAATGAAAAATTCCTGGCCTGGAAGATCTATTCTATCGTTACGGATGTATACCACAGTAATCCGTCAAGGATGAGAGACTGGATTACCCAGCCGCGTTCAACAGGTTATGAGAGTCTCCACCTAACCGTTCTGGGGCCTGATAAAAAATGGATCGAGGTACAGATCCGTTCTGAGCGAATGGATGAAATTGCAGAAAAAGGAGTGGCGGCCCATTATAAATATAAGGAAGGGTATAAGCAGAGCTCTGATGACCGAAATTTTGAAAAATGGGTTACCGAGATCCGTGAAGTTCTTGAGCAGCAGCAAAATCTTTCTACTTCCGAACTGTTAGATAATATTAAACTTAACTTATATTCTAAAGAGGTATTTGTATTTACTCCCAAAGGGGAAATCAAGATCTTACCTACCAATGCAACCGCTTTAGATTTCGCATTTTCAGTACACTCCGATCTGGGAATGAAATGTTTAGGAGCCAAGATCAATGGAAAACTGGTTCCCATCTCTTATATTCTCCAAAATGGAGATCAGGTTGATATTCTCTCCTCACAAAATCAGAAGCCAAAATCTGACTGGCTGGAATTTGTAGTAACCTCAAAAGCCAAATCAAAGATCAAAAGTTATCTGAATTCTCAGAAAAACCAACTGGTAGAAGAAGGAAAGGAAATTTTACAAAGAAAGCTGCGTCACGCCAAGATCAATTTCAACGACGACGAAGTCAACAAACTCCAGAAGTTCTTTAATTTAAAATCATCCCAGGAAGTATTTCTTAAATTTCAGAGTAATGAATTGGATGCCAGCAGCTTAAGAAAATATATTGAAAGTAAAAACGTATTCAACAATTTACTTTCAAGATTCAGAAAATCTCCGTCAAAAAATCAGCATTTCGAGGAACCCAAAGAGCAGAATCTCGATATGATTGTCTTCGGAAAGGATGAAGAAAAACTGAACTACAGCTATGCAAAATGCTGTACGGTAATTCCGGGAGATAAAATTTTCGGCTTCATTACGATTTCTGACGGAATCAAGGTACACAGCGATAACTGTCCGAATGCAATCAACCTTAGGGCGCAGTATGATTATCGTGTCATTCCTGCGAAATGGGTCAATGCAGAAAGCTTTAAAAACAGGGTTAAAATTGAAATTGAAGGACTGGACAGAATGGGTATGATCAATGATATTACCACTGTCATCAGCGGAAGTATGGGAATGGATATGAAAAGTATGTCTATAGAATCCAATAATGGAGTTTTCACCGGAAATATTAATCTTGAAGTCAAAAACAAGGGCCAGCTGGAGGAAACATTCAAAAAACTTAAAAATATCAATGGCGTTTCAAAAGTGAGACGGGTACAATCATAA
- the acs gene encoding acetate--CoA ligase, translating to MRNYLIEDLPQYFEDYKKSIKNPKKFWDKVADQNFVWYQRWSKVVKYDMNEAKITWFKNAKLNITKNCIDRHLAIRGDKTAIIWEPNDPKEEAQHISYTELYTRVNKTANVLRDMGIEKGDRVCIYLPMIPELAVTMLACAKLGAVHSVIFAGFSASAVASRVNDCEAKMVITSDGSYRGSKVLDLKSIVDEALEKTPTVEHVLVVKRTHNEITMKEGRDYWMADLYEKASADFVTVIMDSEDPLFILYTSGSTGKPKGMLHTCAGYMVYTAYTFKNVFNYKENDIYWCTADIGWITGHSYILYGPLLNGATTVIFEGVPTYPEPDRFWEVIEKHKITQFYTAPTAIRSLAKESTEWVDKHDLSSLKVIGSVGEPINDEAWHWFNDHVGKKKCPIVDTWWQTETGGIMISPLPFVTPTKPTYATLPLPGVQPVLMDDKRNEITGNQVTGNLCIRFPWPGIARTIWGDHQRYKETYFTAFPGKYFTGDGALRDEVGYYRITGRVDDVIIVSGHNLGTAPIEDSINQHPAVAESAIVGYPHDIKGNALYGFVMLKESGEGRDKDNLKKEINQLISDQIGPIAKLDKIQFVSGLPKTRSGKIMRRILRKIAEGDFSNFGDISTLLNPEIVEEIKNERIS from the coding sequence ATGAGAAATTACTTAATAGAAGATTTACCACAATACTTTGAGGATTATAAAAAGTCTATCAAAAACCCAAAAAAATTCTGGGACAAGGTTGCGGATCAAAACTTTGTGTGGTACCAACGATGGAGCAAGGTTGTTAAGTACGATATGAATGAAGCCAAGATCACCTGGTTCAAAAATGCCAAACTCAATATCACAAAAAACTGTATTGACAGGCATCTAGCCATAAGAGGAGATAAAACAGCCATTATCTGGGAACCTAATGATCCTAAAGAAGAAGCGCAGCATATTTCTTACACCGAATTATATACCCGGGTCAACAAAACAGCCAATGTTTTACGTGATATGGGCATTGAAAAGGGAGACAGAGTCTGCATCTATCTTCCAATGATCCCCGAGTTAGCCGTTACCATGCTCGCATGTGCCAAACTGGGGGCGGTTCATTCCGTGATCTTCGCCGGATTCTCAGCATCTGCCGTTGCTTCAAGAGTCAATGACTGTGAAGCTAAAATGGTGATCACTTCAGATGGAAGCTACAGGGGAAGCAAAGTACTGGACCTGAAAAGTATTGTTGACGAAGCGTTGGAAAAAACACCAACCGTTGAACATGTTCTGGTGGTAAAAAGGACCCATAACGAAATTACAATGAAAGAAGGAAGGGATTACTGGATGGCCGATCTATATGAAAAAGCTTCTGCCGATTTCGTAACCGTGATCATGGATTCTGAAGATCCGCTTTTCATTTTATATACTTCAGGATCTACAGGAAAGCCCAAAGGCATGCTTCACACCTGTGCCGGCTATATGGTATACACCGCTTATACTTTTAAAAATGTTTTTAATTATAAAGAAAACGATATTTATTGGTGTACTGCTGATATTGGCTGGATCACGGGGCATTCTTATATCCTTTACGGACCTCTCTTAAACGGGGCCACAACCGTTATTTTTGAAGGTGTTCCCACCTACCCTGAACCGGACCGTTTCTGGGAAGTGATTGAAAAACATAAGATCACTCAGTTTTATACGGCTCCTACAGCTATCCGTTCCTTAGCCAAAGAAAGCACGGAGTGGGTAGACAAGCATGATTTAAGCTCACTGAAAGTGATAGGTTCCGTAGGAGAGCCTATCAACGATGAGGCATGGCACTGGTTCAACGATCATGTAGGGAAGAAGAAATGCCCGATTGTAGATACCTGGTGGCAGACTGAAACAGGAGGAATTATGATTTCACCCCTGCCCTTCGTTACCCCTACAAAACCAACCTATGCAACGCTGCCTCTACCAGGTGTACAGCCTGTATTGATGGATGATAAGCGTAACGAAATTACAGGAAACCAGGTGACCGGAAATCTTTGTATCCGTTTTCCATGGCCGGGAATTGCCAGGACCATCTGGGGTGATCATCAAAGATATAAAGAAACCTATTTTACAGCTTTCCCTGGTAAATATTTCACCGGAGACGGTGCACTGAGGGATGAAGTCGGCTACTATAGAATTACAGGACGTGTGGATGATGTCATTATCGTCTCAGGACATAATCTAGGAACCGCCCCTATTGAGGACAGTATCAACCAACACCCTGCTGTAGCGGAATCTGCTATTGTAGGATATCCTCATGACATCAAAGGAAATGCACTCTACGGATTTGTCATGCTGAAAGAATCGGGAGAAGGCCGTGATAAAGACAATCTGAAAAAAGAAATCAACCAATTGATCTCTGACCAGATAGGCCCTATTGCCAAACTGGATAAAATACAGTTTGTTTCAGGACTTCCAAAAACGCGTTCAGGAAAGATCATGCGTAGAATTTTAAGGAAAATTGCGGAAGGTGATTTCAGTAATTTTGGAGATATCAGCACCTTGCTGAATCCGGAAATTGTAGAGGAAATTAAAAATGAAAGAATCAGTTAA
- a CDS encoding response regulator, protein MKKIIIADDEHKILMSLEYSFKKNGYDVYIARDGTEVLDFLKTMVPDVILLDIMMPNLDGYSTLEIIKQDEKLKNTKVIFLSAKNNPRDIEKGIEMGADAYLTKPYSIKKLMQQIEEMFGS, encoded by the coding sequence ATGAAAAAGATAATAATTGCAGATGACGAGCACAAAATTTTAATGTCGCTGGAATACAGTTTTAAGAAAAACGGATATGACGTCTATATTGCCCGTGATGGAACCGAGGTGCTTGATTTTTTAAAAACAATGGTTCCGGATGTGATCCTTCTCGATATTATGATGCCCAATCTCGATGGGTACAGCACCCTTGAGATCATCAAACAGGATGAAAAACTAAAGAATACCAAGGTGATCTTTCTCAGTGCAAAAAATAACCCGAGAGATATTGAAAAAGGAATAGAAATGGGCGCTGATGCCTATCTAACAAAACCCTATTCGATAAAAAAACTGATGCAGCAGATTGAGGAAATGTTTGGTAGTTAG
- a CDS encoding ATP-binding protein: protein MSSFALFFVVLFYLALLFLVAHLAEKKRSKLWINNPYIYALSLAVYCTAWTYYGSIGVAATSGLNYLPIYIGPIMIIPAWIYINTRIVRISRVNKISSIADFISLRYGNSRSFSAIITIVCLLAIVPYIGLQIKAISETFHLVTETSMSKDILTDNATFVVVLIALFSSYYGTRYVDASEKRLGIISAIALESFLKLFFIIILGLFVIYYAFDGFSDIYQKASQFEDFKEKNTFNGIEGAMNWMILCMISATAICILPRQFHTAIVENRQEKHIRTAIWFFPLYLLIFTIFIFPIAWGGRLIFDGQKVNPEFYSILIPQHFDNTLITVLVFLGGLSSCISMIIISAITLSIMLSNNLIIPYGLLGKFKSEREEQNTRNITNIRKFSIFALIIMAFVFYKYFILKTSLDSVGLISFVVIAQLAPSFFGALFWRRGSYKGAVAGLAAGLAICYFGLIIPQYYFSYNQELKGVLRDLYNSFGFFTIPYLARIPQIFFWSLLVNTGLFTVISVSTKGNYRERNFAELYVDIDKYIQNHENAFIWRGTAYISDIQNILERFLGKNKTEQALRIFNLKYNIDSKTETADSRFIKFSENLLAGRIGTASAKILIEGVTKEDKISLKEVLNILEESQENINLNKKLTEQSEELQKLSDDLRTANASLIVKDRQKDDFLDSVAHELRTPITAIRSAGEILADDEDIPPEIKQEFLNNIITESDRLSEIINDILYLDKLQHGEISLHIQKNNIIETYKKALNPLLHLIQQKNIHLSEVNLLNQFIFEYDEARLIQLFQNIWGNALKFTDEQGTIQTKLFEKEGQLVITIFNTGKHIPEEDLELIFDKFYQSKNQNILKPTGSGLGLAISKKIVQAHGGSIKAENSGLGVTFTISIPENIIKEIKNEVEHH from the coding sequence ATGAGTAGTTTTGCATTATTTTTTGTAGTCCTGTTTTACCTGGCTCTTCTTTTCTTGGTTGCCCACCTGGCAGAGAAGAAAAGAAGCAAACTATGGATCAACAACCCTTATATCTATGCATTATCCCTTGCTGTATACTGCACAGCATGGACTTATTATGGAAGTATTGGCGTTGCAGCTACAAGCGGGTTAAACTACTTACCCATCTATATTGGCCCCATTATGATCATTCCTGCGTGGATCTATATCAACACACGGATTGTAAGAATTTCAAGGGTCAATAAAATAAGCAGTATAGCAGATTTCATTTCATTGCGGTATGGAAACAGCAGAAGCTTCAGCGCGATCATTACTATCGTATGCCTGCTGGCTATTGTACCTTATATCGGGCTGCAGATTAAAGCGATCTCTGAAACCTTTCATCTGGTCACCGAAACTTCGATGTCTAAAGATATCCTGACTGACAATGCTACATTTGTAGTTGTTTTGATTGCTTTATTTTCTTCTTACTACGGAACACGGTATGTGGACGCTTCAGAAAAACGGCTGGGAATCATTTCGGCAATTGCCCTGGAAAGTTTTTTAAAACTGTTTTTCATTATTATTCTGGGACTCTTTGTGATCTATTATGCATTTGACGGATTTTCAGATATCTATCAGAAAGCAAGCCAGTTTGAAGATTTTAAAGAAAAAAACACGTTCAACGGGATTGAAGGCGCGATGAACTGGATGATCCTGTGCATGATTTCCGCAACAGCCATCTGTATCCTGCCAAGACAGTTTCATACGGCAATTGTTGAGAACAGGCAGGAAAAGCATATCAGAACGGCAATATGGTTTTTTCCTCTTTACTTATTGATTTTCACAATCTTCATCTTTCCGATTGCCTGGGGCGGCAGATTGATTTTTGACGGCCAGAAAGTCAATCCTGAATTTTATTCTATTTTAATTCCGCAACATTTTGACAACACCCTGATCACGGTTCTGGTTTTTCTGGGAGGGCTAAGTTCATGCATTTCAATGATCATTATCTCTGCCATTACCTTATCTATCATGCTTTCCAATAACCTTATCATTCCTTATGGCCTGCTTGGAAAGTTTAAATCTGAAAGGGAAGAGCAAAACACCAGAAACATTACCAACATCCGGAAATTCAGCATTTTCGCCCTGATCATCATGGCGTTCGTTTTCTACAAATATTTTATCCTGAAAACATCACTGGATTCTGTAGGACTGATTTCATTTGTAGTGATCGCACAGCTGGCCCCTTCATTTTTCGGAGCTTTATTCTGGAGAAGAGGAAGCTATAAAGGAGCCGTTGCCGGGCTTGCTGCCGGATTGGCGATCTGTTATTTCGGACTGATCATTCCTCAGTATTATTTCTCATACAACCAGGAACTCAAGGGAGTTCTGAGAGATCTATATAATTCTTTCGGATTTTTCACCATTCCCTATTTAGCAAGAATTCCGCAGATCTTTTTCTGGTCTCTTTTGGTGAACACAGGATTATTTACCGTTATTTCAGTAAGTACCAAAGGAAATTACCGTGAAAGAAATTTTGCTGAACTCTACGTTGATATTGATAAATACATTCAAAACCACGAAAACGCATTTATCTGGCGCGGAACAGCCTATATCTCAGACATTCAAAACATTCTTGAAAGATTTTTAGGTAAAAACAAAACCGAACAGGCATTAAGAATTTTCAATTTAAAATATAATATCGACTCCAAAACTGAAACTGCCGACTCCCGGTTTATCAAATTTTCCGAAAACCTGTTAGCAGGAAGAATAGGCACTGCTTCTGCAAAAATCCTGATTGAAGGAGTCACCAAAGAAGATAAAATATCTTTAAAAGAGGTTTTAAATATCCTTGAAGAATCTCAGGAAAACATCAACTTAAATAAAAAACTTACGGAACAGTCTGAAGAATTACAAAAACTTTCTGATGATCTTAGGACAGCCAATGCAAGCCTGATCGTCAAAGACCGCCAGAAAGACGACTTCCTCGATTCCGTTGCCCATGAGCTCCGAACTCCGATCACGGCTATCCGTTCTGCAGGAGAAATTTTAGCAGATGATGAGGATATTCCTCCCGAAATCAAACAGGAATTTTTAAATAATATCATCACAGAATCCGACAGGCTCAGTGAAATCATCAATGATATCCTTTACCTGGATAAGCTGCAGCACGGTGAGATCTCGTTACATATTCAGAAAAATAATATTATTGAAACCTATAAAAAGGCACTAAACCCACTCCTCCACCTGATACAGCAGAAAAACATCCATCTGAGTGAAGTTAATCTTTTAAATCAGTTTATATTTGAATATGATGAAGCAAGACTGATTCAGCTATTTCAGAATATCTGGGGGAATGCTTTAAAGTTCACAGATGAACAGGGAACAATACAAACCAAATTATTTGAAAAAGAGGGCCAGCTGGTCATTACTATTTTCAATACCGGAAAACATATTCCTGAAGAAGACCTGGAACTGATTTTTGACAAGTTTTATCAATCCAAAAACCAGAATATTTTAAAACCTACGGGAAGCGGACTGGGACTTGCCATTTCTAAAAAAATTGTGCAGGCTCACGGAGGAAGCATAAAGGCCGAAAACAGCGGACTCGGCGTAACTTTCACCATAAGCATTCCTGAGAATATTATAAAAGAGATCAAAAATGAAGTTGAACACCATTAA
- a CDS encoding DUF6814 family protein: MNGLKKILGIVWIAIAVIVGYFGITVLGIPKITSGKQEDLVFGIIILFVLMPIISGGLGVFGYYALTGEYSDDKI; this comes from the coding sequence ATGAACGGACTAAAAAAAATATTAGGCATTGTATGGATTGCCATCGCTGTGATTGTAGGATATTTCGGAATTACAGTTCTGGGAATCCCTAAGATCACTTCCGGAAAACAGGAGGATCTGGTTTTCGGTATCATCATTCTGTTTGTACTGATGCCGATCATCTCAGGCGGATTGGGAGTTTTCGGTTACTATGCATTAACAGGAGAATATTCTGACGACAAAATATAA
- a CDS encoding MFS transporter produces the protein MSENHHESYENMTERQKNRTIWSVITASSLGTLIEWYDFYIFGSLAIVLATKFFPADNPTAAFLSTLATFAAGFVVRPFGALFFGRLGDLIGRKYTFLVTLLIMGFSTFLIGCIPSYETIGFLAPVLVLILRLLQGLALGGEYGGAATYVAEYAQPHRRGYWTSWIQTTATAGLFISLIVILITKTTLSAEEFDSWGWRVPFWISILMVAVSYIIRKNMKESPLFAKAKSEGKTSKNPLKESFGNKYNFKFVLLALFGAAMGQGVIWYTGQFYAMSFLQKVMNVESAQVDSLMATALFLGTPFFVFFGWLSDKIGRKAVMMTGMLVAILAYRPIYDSMFKSVTLENKTVASNGITEKRTAKIHNDITTDSLVTFHKETLFTDGTLIKKDSIVHWSPTGPVMKDGKAEEPKVSQTLKLSDDTKWYLIFLVFIQVIFVTMVYGPIAAFLVEMFPVRIRYTSMSLPYHIGNGVFGGLLPAVATYLVTTGKEAGHPTWYLEGLWYPIGVATVCLIIGLFYLKNKNNNLHD, from the coding sequence ATGAGCGAAAATCATCACGAAAGCTACGAAAATATGACCGAAAGGCAGAAAAACCGCACCATCTGGAGCGTGATCACCGCCTCTTCACTCGGAACCCTTATAGAATGGTATGACTTCTATATCTTCGGAAGTTTAGCCATTGTTTTAGCCACAAAATTTTTTCCGGCAGATAATCCTACGGCAGCATTTTTATCTACACTGGCCACATTTGCAGCCGGATTTGTGGTAAGACCTTTCGGAGCTTTATTCTTCGGAAGGCTGGGAGATCTTATCGGAAGAAAATATACTTTCCTTGTCACTTTGCTGATCATGGGATTCTCTACTTTTCTTATCGGATGTATCCCAAGTTATGAAACCATCGGTTTTTTGGCTCCGGTTCTCGTTTTAATTTTAAGATTATTACAGGGATTAGCCCTTGGAGGAGAATATGGAGGTGCCGCCACCTATGTTGCAGAATACGCGCAGCCTCACCGAAGAGGATACTGGACTTCCTGGATCCAGACGACTGCGACTGCAGGACTTTTCATTTCATTGATTGTTATTTTAATTACAAAAACAACGCTTTCTGCAGAAGAGTTTGACAGCTGGGGATGGAGGGTCCCGTTCTGGATTTCCATCTTAATGGTAGCTGTCTCTTATATCATCAGGAAAAACATGAAAGAATCTCCACTTTTTGCAAAGGCCAAGAGTGAAGGAAAAACTTCAAAAAACCCTTTAAAAGAAAGTTTTGGCAATAAATACAATTTCAAATTTGTTCTGCTTGCCCTGTTTGGAGCCGCGATGGGACAAGGGGTAATCTGGTACACAGGACAGTTCTATGCCATGAGCTTCCTGCAAAAGGTAATGAATGTAGAATCCGCACAGGTGGATTCCCTGATGGCTACCGCTCTGTTTTTAGGAACCCCTTTCTTTGTATTTTTCGGATGGCTATCTGATAAAATAGGACGAAAAGCAGTGATGATGACCGGAATGCTGGTCGCCATTTTAGCGTACAGACCTATTTATGACAGTATGTTTAAGAGTGTAACCCTTGAGAATAAAACAGTGGCCTCCAATGGAATTACAGAAAAAAGAACAGCCAAAATTCACAATGACATCACGACAGACAGCCTTGTTACCTTTCATAAAGAAACACTTTTCACCGATGGAACACTGATTAAAAAAGACAGTATCGTCCACTGGTCTCCCACCGGCCCTGTGATGAAAGACGGCAAAGCTGAAGAACCCAAAGTTTCCCAGACGCTAAAATTAAGTGATGACACCAAATGGTACCTGATCTTCCTGGTATTTATCCAGGTCATATTCGTAACCATGGTATACGGACCTATCGCAGCTTTCCTTGTAGAAATGTTCCCTGTAAGAATACGATATACCTCAATGTCTTTACCGTATCACATTGGAAACGGGGTATTTGGCGGCCTTCTTCCGGCAGTTGCAACGTATCTGGTAACCACAGGAAAAGAAGCCGGCCATCCGACATGGTACCTGGAAGGGCTTTGGTATCCGATTGGAGTCGCCACAGTCTGTCTGATCATCGGATTATTCTATCTTAAAAATAAGAACAATAATCTTCATGATTAA